A genomic stretch from Actinomycetota bacterium includes:
- a CDS encoding enoyl-CoA hydratase/isomerase family protein — translation MAYETLSIEKKDGVAVLTLNRPETHNAMNHTMFLELGVAARELQNDPEVRAVVMTGAGKSFSSGLDLGSFVGLGQLSALQIHGFLKDVQGTFLAYEMMDKPVIAAVNGLAFGGATEIMLACDIRIASDDAKFNLMEIKFGIIPDLGACKRLARLVGNGRAKEIIFTGDTIDADEAYRIGMVEHVYPKDQVLPEAMKLAQRLADGPILGIALAKQVISRCWDSDPETALEFEAIAQTLCLVSEDHQEAIKAIAENRKPQYRGR, via the coding sequence ATGGCTTACGAGACGTTGAGCATCGAGAAGAAGGACGGGGTCGCGGTCCTGACCCTCAACCGGCCCGAGACCCATAACGCCATGAACCACACCATGTTCCTGGAGTTGGGCGTGGCGGCCAGGGAGCTGCAGAACGACCCCGAGGTGCGGGCCGTGGTGATGACCGGGGCCGGCAAGTCGTTCTCCAGCGGCCTCGACCTGGGGAGCTTCGTCGGCCTGGGCCAGCTGAGCGCACTGCAGATCCACGGCTTCCTCAAGGACGTGCAGGGCACCTTCCTGGCCTATGAGATGATGGATAAGCCGGTGATCGCCGCCGTCAACGGCCTGGCTTTCGGCGGCGCCACGGAGATCATGCTGGCCTGCGACATCCGCATCGCCTCGGACGACGCCAAGTTCAACCTCATGGAGATCAAGTTCGGGATCATCCCCGACCTGGGCGCCTGCAAGCGCCTGGCCCGCCTGGTGGGGAACGGCCGCGCCAAGGAGATCATCTTCACCGGGGACACCATCGACGCCGACGAGGCCTACCGCATCGGCATGGTGGAGCACGTCTACCCCAAGGACCAGGTACTGCCGGAGGCCATGAAGCTGGCCCAGCGCTTGGCGGACGGGCCCATACTCGGCATCGCCCTGGCCAAGCAGGTCATCAGCAGGTGCTGGGACTCAGACCCGGAGACGGCGCTGGAGTTCGAGGCCATCGCCCAGACCCTGTGCCTGGTATCCGAGGACCACCAGGAAGCCATCAAGGCCATCGCAGAGAATAGAAAGCCCCAGTACAGGGGGCGTTAA